In Elusimicrobiaceae bacterium, a genomic segment contains:
- a CDS encoding glutamate racemase: MNTHPIGIFDSGLGGLTILKAICQVLPKERLIYFGDTVNMPYGSKSKKAVTRYSLDIARFLEKQQVKLIIIACNTASALALPELQKQISVPIIGVIEPGAQAAAHKTRNGKIAVIATEATVQSKAYPKALKRISPKLHTSQQACPLFASLIEEGWIHKIAGEYIIADYLKSVAKSGCDTVILGCTHYPVIKQKIARFLGKKIQLVDSAQVLAQEVQKHLTKTNQLNTTGRGSLKIYASDDPARFKRLAKYILGRELSRVWLKKLN, from the coding sequence ATGAACACGCATCCCATTGGCATTTTTGATTCCGGTTTAGGCGGTCTCACTATTTTGAAGGCCATTTGCCAAGTGCTCCCCAAAGAGAGACTCATTTACTTTGGAGACACCGTCAATATGCCTTACGGCTCTAAATCCAAAAAGGCCGTTACCCGCTACTCTTTAGACATTGCCCGTTTTCTAGAAAAGCAACAAGTTAAACTGATTATTATTGCCTGTAATACAGCCTCTGCTTTAGCCTTACCGGAACTGCAAAAACAAATTTCGGTGCCCATTATCGGTGTGATTGAACCGGGGGCCCAAGCCGCCGCCCACAAAACCCGCAACGGGAAAATAGCCGTCATCGCCACGGAAGCCACCGTGCAAAGCAAGGCCTATCCCAAAGCCTTAAAGCGGATTTCCCCAAAATTGCACACTTCTCAGCAGGCCTGTCCTTTGTTTGCCTCGTTAATTGAAGAAGGATGGATTCACAAAATAGCCGGAGAATATATTATCGCCGATTATCTAAAATCAGTTGCCAAGAGCGGTTGCGATACCGTTATTTTGGGATGCACCCACTATCCGGTGATTAAGCAAAAGATTGCACGCTTTTTAGGTAAAAAAATTCAGTTAGTAGATTCGGCGCAAGTATTAGCCCAAGAAGTGCAAAAACATCTCACTAAAACCAATCAACTCAACACCACCGGACGGGGTAGCTTAAAAATTTACGCCAGTGACGACCCGGCCCGTTTCAAACGTCTAGCCAAATATATTTTAGGACGCGAACTCTCTCGTGTATGGCTGAAAAAACTCAATTAA
- a CDS encoding glycoside hydrolase family 3 protein, with product MNPARVVFPGFWFGQSDIKAATEAAKRGVGGFCVYGGNARETKQFIDTVREASPYDHLLICADLEEDLSEVVSDSPALPSNEELGKAADAEATYRKGLVTARLARSLGIDWLLCPVVDIGYQSPAFGENPMTVARLCGDYTAGAANGGVLNCIKYFPGVNGILKTLVQMEEAEFVPYKHMFRRADAVMPSDMVFSNIDPANRAMMSDKIIKELLKKRLNYKGCVISAPLFQSHIKNEAAAALKMIQGGVELIMAPCNPESVLDVVEKEFHKGTIVDAVIHAVSNVELFTSKVVTGTAPVFSWEDACQQALSFKK from the coding sequence ATGAATCCAGCCCGTGTGGTTTTCCCCGGATTTTGGTTTGGTCAAAGTGATATTAAGGCCGCCACGGAAGCGGCCAAACGCGGAGTGGGTGGCTTTTGTGTGTATGGCGGTAATGCACGCGAAACGAAACAATTTATTGATACCGTACGAGAAGCCTCTCCTTATGACCATTTGTTGATTTGCGCTGATCTTGAAGAAGATTTGTCTGAAGTGGTGTCGGATTCGCCCGCTTTACCCTCTAACGAGGAATTAGGCAAAGCGGCCGATGCGGAAGCCACTTATCGCAAAGGTTTAGTAACGGCGCGTTTGGCGCGGAGTTTAGGAATAGATTGGTTGTTGTGTCCGGTGGTGGATATCGGATATCAAAGCCCTGCTTTTGGCGAGAACCCGATGACCGTGGCGCGTTTGTGCGGCGATTATACGGCCGGTGCGGCAAACGGAGGGGTACTTAACTGTATTAAATACTTTCCGGGGGTCAACGGAATCTTAAAAACATTGGTACAAATGGAAGAAGCGGAATTTGTGCCCTATAAACATATGTTCCGCAGAGCAGATGCCGTGATGCCTTCCGACATGGTGTTTAGTAATATAGACCCTGCCAACCGCGCCATGATGTCAGATAAAATCATTAAAGAGCTACTTAAAAAACGCCTCAATTACAAAGGATGCGTGATTAGTGCGCCGCTTTTTCAAAGCCATATTAAAAATGAAGCCGCGGCCGCGTTGAAAATGATTCAAGGCGGGGTAGAACTAATCATGGCTCCGTGCAATCCGGAAAGCGTACTGGATGTGGTAGAAAAGGAATTTCACAAAGGCACGATTGTAGATGCAGTTATTCACGCGGTCTCTAATGTGGAATTATTTACCAGCAAAGTCGTCACCGGAACTGCCCCGGTTTTCTCTTGGGAAGACGCCTGCCAGCAAGCGCTTTCTTTCAAAAAATAA
- a CDS encoding protein kinase: MLRKFLFILCLFLGVTCAWAASGGQTAAPLMVGGNFSDRISTGTVSKPVLFDAAARDAEIAALNQRLKEKDFQGTINRINDLTAKNLLDKRFYLLLAIAYDGLEKYEDVVYAAGNAIAVAPQDSRSYILRARAYLALKNYERCRLDVDKALRLNPKSQMAQKVKQDLDAQVNAKNNTPTANPQGNSLSPSWLLLYFMAVLAAIAVFIYLRYEDVFRRGPKTAFSRKEVEVKEQYDFLRQIGEGGMGKVYEAYDKVLKRKVAIKRVRPELVRSAYVREQFLAEARMVALLRHPCIVEIYTVIESESSLYLVFEYVDGQTLETRLDIDGRVPFSEAKKIFEYVCRGLHYAHSQDIIHCDLKPGNIMIKEDGTAKVMDFGVAKKSMEGETGARTVAGTPAYMAPEQQKGFMRKQSDVYSLALCLYEALVGQVPWSVKGFDIATKRIYPASKLAPAIPQEVDSLLADALKEDPKERIQSIEEFWNRLKVIEPLPEEDLEKTHY; encoded by the coding sequence ATGCTACGCAAATTTTTATTTATTCTTTGTCTTTTTTTAGGCGTGACTTGTGCCTGGGCCGCTTCGGGAGGGCAGACTGCTGCTCCGTTGATGGTGGGCGGGAATTTCTCAGATCGCATTAGCACCGGCACAGTATCAAAGCCTGTTTTATTTGACGCGGCGGCCAGAGATGCGGAAATTGCTGCGCTGAATCAGCGTCTAAAAGAAAAAGATTTTCAGGGAACCATTAACCGGATTAATGATTTGACTGCCAAGAACTTACTGGATAAACGTTTTTATTTATTGCTAGCCATTGCTTATGACGGATTGGAAAAATACGAGGATGTAGTCTATGCCGCCGGTAATGCCATTGCCGTAGCTCCGCAGGATTCGCGGTCCTATATTTTGCGTGCGCGTGCTTACTTGGCTCTTAAAAATTATGAACGTTGCCGATTGGATGTGGATAAAGCATTACGTCTAAATCCGAAATCCCAAATGGCTCAAAAAGTTAAACAAGATTTGGATGCACAAGTAAATGCCAAAAATAATACGCCGACTGCCAACCCGCAGGGAAATAGCTTATCTCCTTCTTGGTTGTTGCTTTATTTTATGGCAGTGCTGGCTGCGATTGCTGTTTTCATCTATTTGCGTTATGAAGATGTGTTCCGTCGCGGGCCCAAGACCGCATTTAGCCGCAAGGAAGTAGAGGTCAAAGAACAATACGATTTCTTGCGCCAAATTGGGGAAGGCGGTATGGGGAAGGTATATGAGGCCTACGATAAGGTGCTAAAACGTAAAGTGGCCATTAAGCGGGTGCGGCCGGAGCTGGTGCGTAGCGCCTACGTCCGCGAGCAATTTTTGGCTGAAGCCCGTATGGTGGCCTTACTGCGTCACCCGTGCATTGTAGAAATTTATACGGTAATTGAGTCGGAAAGCAGTTTATATCTCGTGTTTGAATATGTGGACGGACAAACCTTGGAAACGCGGCTAGATATTGACGGACGGGTGCCGTTCTCGGAAGCGAAAAAGATTTTTGAGTATGTATGCCGCGGTTTACATTACGCACATTCGCAAGATATCATCCATTGTGACTTAAAGCCGGGCAATATTATGATTAAAGAAGACGGAACGGCCAAAGTGATGGATTTTGGAGTAGCCAAAAAATCCATGGAAGGCGAAACCGGCGCACGCACGGTGGCCGGCACTCCGGCCTATATGGCCCCCGAACAGCAGAAAGGTTTTATGCGTAAACAATCTGATGTTTATTCCTTGGCACTGTGTTTGTATGAAGCACTGGTGGGGCAAGTACCTTGGAGCGTGAAAGGATTTGATATTGCCACCAAGCGGATTTATCCTGCCTCTAAATTGGCGCCTGCCATTCCGCAAGAAGTGGACAGTTTACTGGCGGATGCCTTGAAAGAAGATCCAAAAGAACGTATTCAAAGTATCGAAGAGTTTTGGAACCGGTTAAAAGTCATTGAGCCGCTTCCGGAAGAAGATTTAGAAAAAACACATTATTAA
- a CDS encoding DUF4912 domain-containing protein, protein MEKYLSSTTFQPARPSVPQPQSAELPTGYGTTESYLLPKDPAWMFLFWEITNETFDYVRQQYGQDTLNQSRTVIRLYDITGVDYFDGNNANTYYDMPVVFDAKSWYIHAPQAGRSYIADLGFVTPQGQFILLTRSNVITLPPGKVSDIIDDQWMSVEGDFIKLLELSGAAHIGLGASERIHVLDQRWRLTELAGAAQAPSSTRSSWTSFALHTAPAVAEDEDIWLKADCEIIVYGSASPNAFVTINGKEIQLKDGKFSLRQALPSGAVLDLPIKATNKKGDKIRQVHIKALREQGK, encoded by the coding sequence ATGGAAAAGTATTTATCTTCTACAACGTTTCAACCGGCGCGGCCTTCCGTGCCGCAGCCTCAGTCGGCTGAACTCCCTACCGGATACGGCACGACCGAAAGCTATTTGCTTCCTAAAGATCCGGCTTGGATGTTTTTATTTTGGGAAATTACCAACGAAACATTTGACTATGTCCGCCAACAATATGGCCAAGACACCTTGAATCAATCCCGCACCGTCATCCGCTTGTATGATATTACCGGTGTGGATTACTTTGACGGTAATAATGCCAACACCTACTACGATATGCCGGTAGTATTTGATGCCAAAAGCTGGTACATTCACGCCCCGCAAGCCGGCCGCAGCTATATTGCAGATTTAGGTTTTGTAACCCCGCAAGGGCAATTTATCCTACTTACCCGCAGCAATGTAATTACGTTACCGCCGGGCAAAGTATCCGATATCATTGATGACCAATGGATGAGCGTAGAAGGAGATTTCATTAAATTATTAGAACTCTCCGGCGCGGCTCATATCGGACTGGGAGCCAGCGAACGCATCCACGTACTGGATCAACGCTGGCGCTTAACTGAACTGGCCGGAGCCGCTCAAGCTCCCAGCTCTACGCGATCCTCGTGGACTTCCTTTGCTTTGCATACCGCACCGGCCGTGGCAGAAGACGAAGATATTTGGCTCAAAGCGGACTGTGAAATTATTGTATACGGTTCTGCTTCCCCCAATGCCTTTGTCACAATTAACGGAAAAGAAATTCAATTAAAAGACGGCAAATTTTCCTTGCGCCAAGCCTTGCCTTCCGGCGCGGTACTGGATTTGCCTATCAAAGCCACCAATAAAAAAGGTGACAAAATCCGCCAAGTACACATTAAAGCCTTGCGCGAACAGGGGAAATAA
- a CDS encoding polyphenol oxidase family protein: protein MAEKTQLTLYTDPRLTALGIVHGTTDRAWGNMRLPDSVQNLWQHTGLSSQRILRFKQTHSDRLLVIREAKEAQAVIAATPTEADGWILSAAEWGAAIITADCVPLFLWDETADVIGLSHCGWRGVAAQLPAKTVRHLRQQGAKGRLSAWIGPHIQACCFEVQEDVARQFPQAVLHKNDRLFVDLNQAIKQQLIGEGLEAADIAFSSHCTCCEPQHFFSFRRDHVPDAMLSFVYKPSCKQRTDFI from the coding sequence ATGGCTGAAAAAACTCAATTAACGCTTTATACCGATCCCCGTTTAACCGCACTCGGCATTGTGCACGGCACCACGGACCGCGCGTGGGGAAATATGCGTCTGCCCGACTCTGTGCAAAATTTATGGCAGCATACCGGTCTATCTTCCCAACGCATCCTACGTTTCAAACAAACCCATTCAGACCGTTTACTTGTCATCCGTGAGGCGAAAGAGGCGCAAGCGGTTATAGCCGCAACGCCCACTGAAGCAGACGGATGGATTCTTTCCGCCGCCGAATGGGGAGCGGCTATCATCACCGCTGATTGCGTGCCCCTTTTCTTGTGGGATGAAACGGCTGACGTCATAGGATTATCTCACTGCGGCTGGCGTGGGGTGGCCGCGCAACTCCCAGCCAAAACCGTTCGCCACTTGCGCCAACAAGGTGCCAAAGGCCGTTTGTCGGCATGGATAGGGCCGCACATACAAGCCTGTTGTTTTGAAGTACAAGAAGATGTAGCCCGCCAATTTCCGCAGGCTGTATTACACAAAAACGATAGGTTATTCGTGGACCTAAACCAAGCCATTAAACAACAGCTTATTGGCGAAGGTTTAGAGGCGGCAGATATTGCTTTTTCTTCGCATTGCACCTGCTGCGAACCGCAACACTTCTTTTCTTTCCGGCGTGATCATGTCCCCGATGCTATGTTGTCTTTTGTCTATAAACCCTCTTGCAAACAGCGCACGGATTTTATTTAA
- a CDS encoding DUF1957 domain-containing protein → MGQEKGYLALVLHAHLPFIKHPEYPDFLEEDWFYEAMVETYLPLLNVFENLTAEGVDFRLTMSVTPPLCNMMSDPLLIDRFSHYLNQRVELSGKELERTRGTEFAGVAQMYYDKFRRLKDLFENVYHRHVLEGFKKFQNMGKLEIITCGATHGYLPLMVHKESVNAQVKIAANDYRLRFGRSPRGIWLGECAYNPGDDKFLRDEGIRFFFMESHGILHGTPRPKYGIYAPVYCPKTGVAAFARDMESAQQVWSADSGYPGDARYREFYRDLGYDLDYDYIKPYLHSDGVRRNIGMKYCKITGKVPLNQKAPYNPAEARSVAAEHAGNFMFNRQKQIEYLATLMDRKPLVVSMYDAELYGHWWYEGIDFLEFLFKKIYYDQKDIKLITPMEYLEMYPVNQTVQPSMSSWGDKGYHDVWLNAGNDWIYRHLIKSAERMIDLANRFPNADGLLKRTLNQMARELVLMQSSDWAFLMTTGTAKEYSTKRTKDHVQRFNELYEQVKHNRINEAYVYDLECKDSIFQDIDYHVYATEIKDKVLAEYK, encoded by the coding sequence ATGGGACAAGAAAAAGGATATTTAGCACTTGTTTTACATGCTCATTTGCCGTTTATCAAACATCCGGAATATCCGGATTTCTTAGAGGAAGATTGGTTCTATGAAGCCATGGTGGAAACCTACCTGCCGCTACTAAATGTATTTGAAAATCTGACTGCGGAAGGGGTCGATTTCCGGCTCACGATGTCTGTTACGCCGCCTTTGTGCAACATGATGAGCGACCCGCTACTCATTGACCGTTTTTCGCACTATTTAAATCAGCGTGTGGAACTATCCGGCAAAGAATTGGAACGCACCCGCGGTACCGAATTTGCCGGCGTGGCCCAAATGTATTATGACAAATTCCGCCGTCTCAAAGATTTGTTTGAAAATGTCTATCACCGCCATGTGTTGGAAGGGTTCAAAAAATTTCAAAACATGGGCAAATTGGAAATTATTACCTGCGGAGCTACCCACGGATATTTGCCGCTGATGGTACACAAAGAAAGCGTCAATGCTCAAGTGAAAATCGCCGCTAATGATTATCGCTTGCGCTTTGGAAGAAGTCCGCGCGGGATTTGGCTTGGGGAATGTGCCTATAATCCGGGTGATGATAAATTTCTGCGCGATGAAGGGATTCGCTTCTTCTTCATGGAATCGCACGGTATTTTGCACGGAACTCCGCGCCCGAAATACGGTATTTACGCACCCGTGTACTGCCCTAAAACCGGCGTAGCCGCTTTTGCGCGCGATATGGAATCTGCCCAACAAGTATGGAGTGCCGATTCCGGTTATCCCGGCGATGCCCGCTACCGCGAATTTTACCGCGATTTAGGCTATGATTTGGACTATGATTATATTAAACCCTATCTGCACTCGGACGGGGTCCGCCGCAATATCGGTATGAAGTATTGTAAGATTACCGGCAAAGTACCCCTCAATCAAAAAGCCCCCTACAACCCGGCCGAAGCACGCAGCGTAGCGGCTGAGCACGCGGGCAACTTCATGTTTAACCGCCAAAAACAAATTGAGTATTTGGCTACACTCATGGACCGCAAGCCGCTCGTGGTGTCTATGTATGATGCGGAATTGTACGGTCACTGGTGGTATGAAGGGATTGATTTCTTAGAGTTCTTATTTAAGAAAATCTACTACGATCAAAAAGACATTAAACTGATTACTCCTATGGAGTATTTGGAAATGTATCCGGTCAATCAAACCGTGCAACCTTCTATGTCCTCTTGGGGAGATAAAGGATATCACGATGTATGGCTCAATGCCGGCAATGACTGGATTTATCGTCATTTAATCAAATCGGCCGAGCGGATGATTGACTTGGCTAACCGCTTCCCCAACGCAGACGGCCTGCTCAAACGCACGTTAAACCAAATGGCGCGCGAACTGGTGCTGATGCAATCTTCCGACTGGGCATTTTTGATGACGACCGGAACAGCCAAAGAATATTCCACCAAACGCACCAAAGACCATGTGCAACGTTTCAACGAACTCTACGAGCAAGTCAAGCATAACCGCATTAATGAAGCGTATGTATATGACCTGGAATGCAAGGACTCTATCTTCCAAGATATAGACTATCACGTGTATGCAACAGAAATAAAAGATAAAGTCTTAGCAGAGTATAAATAA
- a CDS encoding glycine C-acetyltransferase, whose protein sequence is MNKKFAFLDEELTQLTTENRLIKLHILESEQAPVAVIDGKKVVNLTSNNYLNMTTHPKVKKAAIEAIEKYGIGTAAVRTIIGTMSMHEELEKRLAKFKGAEAAILTQSGFTANTATCQCLMTSPQDVLISDELNHASIIDGGRLAKAQKKVYRHSDMAHLKEILESEEVKRARRKLLVTDGVFSMDGDICKLPDIVELCDKHGVLTMIDDAHASGVLGEHGHGTVEHFHMQGKVDIQIGTLSKAFAAVGGYVCGPQKLRDYMVSTARPVLFSSSQPPSVIATCLAGLDVIENEPERLKALWDNTHFFKSALQKAGFDTGHSETPVTPVMVGDSAKAQELSRRLFEEGVFALAIVFPTVPRGKERLRTIVTAGHTRADLEFAAEKFAKVGKEMGIIQ, encoded by the coding sequence ATGAACAAAAAATTTGCTTTTCTAGATGAAGAACTTACACAACTCACAACGGAAAACCGTTTGATTAAACTGCATATTTTGGAAAGTGAACAAGCACCGGTGGCCGTGATTGACGGGAAAAAAGTGGTCAATTTAACGTCTAACAATTATTTGAATATGACCACGCATCCCAAAGTAAAAAAAGCCGCGATAGAAGCTATTGAAAAATATGGTATTGGCACCGCGGCCGTACGCACCATTATCGGCACGATGAGTATGCATGAGGAATTAGAAAAACGCCTGGCCAAGTTCAAAGGGGCCGAAGCTGCCATTTTGACCCAATCGGGTTTTACGGCCAATACAGCCACTTGCCAATGTTTGATGACCAGCCCGCAAGACGTGCTGATTTCCGATGAATTAAATCACGCTTCTATCATTGACGGGGGGCGTTTAGCCAAAGCACAAAAGAAGGTGTATCGTCATAGCGACATGGCACATCTGAAAGAGATTTTGGAAAGTGAAGAAGTGAAACGTGCCCGCCGTAAATTACTAGTGACTGACGGCGTATTTAGCATGGACGGAGATATTTGTAAGTTGCCCGATATTGTGGAACTGTGCGATAAACACGGTGTACTAACGATGATTGATGATGCACACGCTTCGGGCGTACTTGGGGAACATGGTCACGGTACAGTAGAACATTTTCATATGCAGGGCAAAGTAGATATTCAAATCGGCACTTTATCTAAGGCATTTGCGGCGGTGGGCGGCTATGTGTGCGGTCCGCAGAAACTGCGCGACTATATGGTATCTACCGCGCGGCCGGTTCTGTTTTCCAGTTCACAACCGCCTTCTGTCATTGCCACGTGTTTAGCAGGGCTGGATGTAATTGAAAATGAGCCGGAACGCTTGAAAGCTTTGTGGGATAATACACACTTTTTTAAATCTGCCTTGCAGAAAGCCGGCTTTGATACCGGCCACAGTGAAACTCCCGTTACGCCGGTGATGGTGGGCGATAGTGCCAAAGCCCAAGAGCTCAGTCGCCGCTTATTTGAAGAAGGTGTGTTTGCACTGGCCATTGTATTTCCAACCGTACCGCGCGGCAAAGAGCGTTTGCGTACGATTGTAACAGCCGGTCATACGCGGGCCGATTTGGAATTTGCCGCCGAGAAGTTTGCCAAGGTGGGCAAAGAAATGGGGATTATTCAATAA
- a CDS encoding prepilin-type N-terminal cleavage/methylation domain-containing protein — protein sequence MQKNKQAFTLVELLVVVLIIGVLSAIAIPMYQGAVDKSHWSTMLPGAKAIKDAEEAIKMTNGSYTDEMANLDVTMNNTDLTFALVTPNNTADPNVIRVTNSKLDNVRLASYLDESPTFAGQLHCEAATGDERANRLCGGLLQGQELNAEGGYTRYLLDQSVDKATCDEVDGFFGQKTAKCYKTNADRCVGLGMSYNETTQFCGYKVKGEKNLEVGEGGVCEGIYQYSSGGCQNSTFTNATCVAASDGCNGSDFSNSSVCVSSSVYAQSGCRNAVFDDSLCISRSFYGGCDGGTFSNDSVCYETPNVNGSYGCKHATYNDSSCCCGNCGDKPACSPERCAMVKQQVDMINGQYVH from the coding sequence ATGCAAAAAAATAAACAAGCATTCACGCTGGTGGAATTACTAGTAGTCGTACTGATTATCGGAGTGCTTTCAGCTATTGCTATCCCTATGTATCAAGGGGCGGTGGATAAAAGCCATTGGAGCACCATGTTGCCGGGTGCCAAAGCCATTAAAGATGCCGAAGAAGCCATTAAAATGACTAACGGGTCTTATACGGATGAAATGGCTAATTTAGATGTTACTATGAATAATACGGATTTAACCTTTGCTTTAGTAACCCCTAATAATACGGCCGACCCCAATGTCATCCGCGTTACCAATAGTAAGCTCGATAATGTACGGCTTGCTAGTTATTTAGATGAGAGTCCGACGTTTGCCGGACAGTTACATTGTGAAGCGGCCACCGGAGATGAGCGCGCCAACAGACTTTGCGGTGGTTTGCTACAAGGGCAAGAATTAAATGCAGAAGGCGGCTATACGCGTTATTTGCTTGACCAGTCTGTTGATAAAGCCACGTGTGATGAAGTTGATGGTTTCTTTGGGCAGAAAACTGCTAAATGTTATAAAACAAATGCAGATAGATGCGTAGGGTTAGGTATGTCCTATAATGAAACTACGCAGTTTTGTGGGTATAAAGTAAAAGGGGAGAAAAATTTAGAAGTCGGTGAGGGGGGAGTATGTGAGGGAATTTATCAATACTCAAGCGGAGGTTGTCAAAATTCCACTTTTACGAATGCTACTTGTGTAGCCGCAAGCGATGGTTGTAATGGGTCTGATTTTTCAAACAGTTCTGTATGTGTTTCATCTTCGGTGTATGCACAGTCAGGCTGTCGAAATGCTGTGTTTGATGATTCGCTTTGTATCAGCCGTAGTTTTTATGGTGGTTGTGATGGAGGCACTTTTTCTAATGATTCTGTTTGTTATGAAACTCCGAATGTAAATGGTAGTTATGGCTGTAAACATGCTACATATAATGATAGTTCTTGTTGTTGTGGCAATTGTGGCGATAAACCTGCTTGTTCCCCAGAGCGTTGCGCAATGGTGAAGCAACAAGTGGATATGATAAACGGACAATATGTCCATTGA
- a CDS encoding response regulator, whose amino-acid sequence MEHKAKILLADDSPSIRALVSEILEEAGFTVITAEDGQQAIEKTYKENPDLLILDYEMPYKTGFEVVKEVRSHTGYLHTPIIIFTAVTAKQTKLEGLELDIDDYLTKPTDADEVVARVKLLLKRNKQKMDCNPLTRLPGNPSIQARIESEISSGRKFAVLYCDLNNFKAYNDKYGFAAGDRVLLSTARILTTAATADPHSFVGHIGGDDFIIVCALDYAEKIAQQIVADMTHLAPSFYNETDRQQGYMLSVNRKGDTEKFSFLSIGIGIVHNSLKPLTSFAQVSNIGTELKCLAKQHEGSYYAIDRRGNS is encoded by the coding sequence ATGGAACATAAAGCAAAAATTCTCTTAGCCGATGACAGCCCTTCTATACGAGCCTTGGTATCGGAAATTTTGGAAGAAGCTGGCTTTACGGTTATCACGGCTGAAGATGGCCAACAGGCCATTGAAAAAACCTACAAAGAAAACCCGGATTTATTAATTTTAGATTATGAAATGCCCTATAAAACAGGCTTTGAAGTAGTGAAAGAAGTACGCAGTCACACGGGCTATTTACATACCCCTATTATTATCTTTACCGCTGTAACAGCAAAACAAACCAAATTGGAAGGTTTGGAACTGGATATTGACGATTATTTAACCAAACCTACAGATGCCGACGAAGTAGTGGCCCGCGTTAAATTGTTGCTCAAGCGCAATAAACAAAAAATGGACTGCAATCCGCTGACCCGTTTGCCGGGGAACCCCTCCATTCAAGCGCGGATTGAAAGTGAGATTTCTTCGGGTCGAAAATTTGCTGTTTTATATTGTGACTTAAACAATTTTAAGGCTTACAATGACAAATATGGTTTTGCCGCCGGAGACAGAGTGCTCCTTTCCACAGCACGCATCTTAACTACGGCCGCCACGGCTGATCCGCATTCGTTTGTGGGGCATATCGGAGGAGATGATTTTATCATCGTGTGTGCATTGGACTATGCCGAAAAAATTGCCCAGCAAATTGTAGCCGATATGACGCATTTGGCCCCCAGTTTTTACAATGAAACAGACCGCCAACAAGGATATATGCTATCAGTCAATCGCAAAGGCGACACGGAAAAGTTCTCTTTCCTTTCTATCGGAATTGGCATTGTACACAACTCACTCAAACCGCTCACCTCTTTTGCCCAAGTGAGCAATATCGGCACAGAACTCAAGTGTTTAGCCAAACAACACGAGGGCAGTTATTACGCCATAGACCGGCGGGGTAATTCATAA
- the tdh gene encoding L-threonine 3-dehydrogenase produces MKALCKTKPAKGAAYIDVDLPKIGRDELLVKIYKTSICGSDLPVYNYTGWAPQRIPIPFIFGHELCGTVVDMGPDAHGFQKGDFISIESHVWCGQCYECRHNHRDVCAHNQTIGLDRQGGFAEYVAIPARCGWKHKDDSLKDIGSIMEPLGNAVYATLKNDIVGQTVLINGMGAQGLFAANVAKAAGAAKVIATETSAFRKKLAEQMGADVIIDPSEAGALEKIIKASGDEKGVDVVIEMSGHPAGIDLALHAIKPAGHFVAFGLPGGPITIDYANLIVFKGVQVQGLTGRQVYESWYTMDALLRSGKINPRPVITHEFEMKDFEKAFAAMMDPERKCGKVIMVP; encoded by the coding sequence ATGAAAGCGCTTTGCAAAACTAAGCCTGCCAAAGGGGCAGCATACATTGATGTAGATCTTCCTAAAATTGGTCGGGACGAGTTGTTAGTTAAAATCTATAAAACTTCTATTTGCGGTAGTGATTTGCCTGTTTATAATTATACGGGATGGGCCCCGCAACGCATTCCTATTCCTTTTATTTTCGGACATGAATTGTGTGGCACTGTGGTAGATATGGGGCCGGATGCACACGGATTTCAAAAAGGGGATTTTATTTCCATTGAATCGCATGTGTGGTGCGGCCAATGTTACGAATGCCGCCACAATCACCGGGATGTATGTGCGCACAATCAAACAATTGGGCTGGACCGGCAAGGCGGTTTTGCAGAGTATGTGGCCATTCCGGCGCGATGCGGGTGGAAACACAAAGACGATTCCTTAAAAGATATCGGTTCTATTATGGAGCCTTTGGGCAATGCCGTATACGCCACGCTTAAAAATGACATTGTGGGGCAGACAGTGCTCATTAACGGTATGGGTGCGCAAGGGTTGTTTGCGGCCAATGTAGCCAAGGCGGCCGGAGCGGCCAAAGTGATTGCCACCGAAACCTCTGCCTTCCGCAAAAAACTGGCCGAGCAAATGGGAGCGGATGTCATTATTGACCCCAGTGAAGCGGGTGCTTTGGAAAAAATTATCAAGGCTTCCGGAGATGAAAAAGGAGTCGATGTGGTGATTGAAATGTCGGGTCATCCTGCGGGGATTGATTTGGCCCTGCACGCCATTAAGCCGGCGGGACACTTTGTGGCGTTTGGGCTTCCGGGCGGGCCGATTACGATTGATTACGCGAATTTGATTGTGTTTAAAGGCGTGCAAGTACAGGGCCTAACCGGACGGCAAGTGTATGAAAGTTGGTACACCATGGATGCGCTACTACGAAGTGGGAAAATTAATCCGCGTCCGGTGATTACGCACGAATTTGAAATGAAAGATTTTGAAAAAGCCTTTGCGGCCATGATGGATCCGGAGCGCAAATGCGGTAAAGTTATAATGGTTCCTTAA